From Pseudomonas sp. B21-028, one genomic window encodes:
- a CDS encoding alpha-L-glutamate ligase-like protein → MFGFWKTWKALEARGIMGINRRNADYVLKYNKRSLYPIVDDKIITKERAIAAGIHVPELYGIISTEKEIDKLDGIIGGRTDFVIKPAQGAGGDGIVVIADRFEGRYRTVSGKIISHEEIEHHISSILTGLYSLGGHRDRALIEYRVVPDQIFKSISYEGVPDIRIIVLMGYPVMAMLRLPTRQSGGKANLHQGAIGVGVDLATGLTLRGTWLNNIIAKHPDTTNAVDGVQLPYWDGFMKLAAGCHELCGLGYIGVDMVLDQEKGPLILELNARPGLNIQIANDCGLTLRTHAVEAHLEQLKARGVVETVEERVAFAQELFGHIPPVEG, encoded by the coding sequence ATGTTCGGTTTCTGGAAAACCTGGAAGGCCCTGGAAGCCCGGGGCATCATGGGCATCAACCGACGCAATGCCGACTACGTGCTCAAGTACAACAAACGCAGCCTGTACCCCATTGTCGATGACAAGATCATCACCAAGGAACGGGCCATCGCCGCCGGCATCCACGTACCGGAACTGTACGGGATCATTTCCACCGAGAAGGAAATCGATAAGCTCGACGGAATTATCGGCGGGCGCACCGACTTCGTGATCAAGCCGGCCCAGGGTGCTGGCGGCGACGGCATCGTCGTGATCGCCGACCGCTTCGAAGGCCGCTATCGCACCGTGTCTGGCAAGATCATCAGCCACGAGGAAATCGAGCACCATATTTCCAGCATCCTCACCGGCCTGTACTCCTTGGGCGGACACCGGGACCGGGCGCTGATCGAATACCGCGTGGTGCCGGACCAGATCTTCAAGAGCATCAGTTATGAAGGCGTGCCGGACATCCGCATCATCGTGCTGATGGGCTATCCGGTGATGGCCATGCTCCGCCTGCCAACCCGCCAGTCCGGTGGCAAGGCCAACCTGCACCAAGGCGCCATCGGTGTGGGCGTGGACCTTGCCACCGGCCTGACGCTGCGCGGCACCTGGCTGAACAACATCATCGCCAAACACCCCGACACCACCAACGCGGTAGACGGTGTGCAACTGCCCTACTGGGACGGTTTCATGAAGCTGGCCGCCGGCTGCCATGAGCTGTGCGGGCTGGGCTACATCGGCGTGGACATGGTGCTGGATCAGGAAAAAGGTCCGCTGATCCTGGAATTGAACGCCCGGCCGGGGCTGAACATCCAAATCGCCAACGACTGCGGCCTGACCCTGCGCACCCACGCCGTGGAAGCGCACCTGGAGCAGCTAAAAGCCCGGGGCGTCGTTGAAACCGTGGAAGAGCGGGTGGCATTTGCCCAGGAGTTGTTTGGGCATATTCCTCCGGTCGAGGGCTAA
- the pabB gene encoding aminodeoxychorismate synthase component I: MPTCSVHPLPYRANPAEYFAAIRHAPGSVLLDSGRPTAERGRYDLLSAWPLEQLAVLPEESGTDFLQRLRTQLTQLGHAVLPPPLQLPFAGGLIGYLSYDFGRHLEALPSHAKDDLQLPDAGFGVYDWALVSDHQAGTSQLVFHPHCGESERQRLIALFSQPAPAAKAGFRLESPMAPDLNADEYRQAIERIHGYIQAGDCYQVNFAQRFRAPCQGDAWAAYQALRAACPTPFSGFQSLPDGGAVLSLSPERFVKVSDGHVETRPIKGTRPRSTSPSEDAAHAAELLASPKDRAENLMIVDLLRNDLGRTCRIGSVRVPELFSLESYPNVHHLVSSVTGELADGKDALDLIAGSFPGGSITGAPKIRAMQIIDELEPTRRGLYCGSLLYLDVRGEMDSSIAIRSLLVKDGQVCCWGGGGIVADSDWQAEYQESITKVKVLLDTLQSL; the protein is encoded by the coding sequence ATGCCGACCTGTTCCGTACACCCATTACCCTACCGCGCCAACCCCGCCGAGTATTTCGCGGCGATTCGTCATGCCCCGGGAAGCGTGCTGCTCGACAGCGGCCGGCCCACTGCGGAACGTGGGCGTTATGATTTGCTCAGTGCTTGGCCGCTGGAACAACTGGCGGTGCTGCCGGAAGAGAGCGGTACCGATTTCCTGCAACGTTTGCGCACTCAACTGACGCAACTGGGGCACGCCGTGCTACCGCCCCCCCTGCAATTGCCCTTCGCCGGCGGCCTGATCGGCTACCTGAGTTATGACTTCGGCCGACACCTCGAAGCCCTGCCCTCTCACGCCAAAGACGACTTGCAACTGCCCGATGCCGGCTTCGGCGTCTACGACTGGGCGCTGGTCAGCGACCACCAGGCCGGTACCAGCCAACTGGTGTTCCACCCGCATTGCGGCGAAAGCGAACGCCAGCGCCTGATCGCGCTGTTCAGCCAGCCAGCCCCGGCAGCAAAGGCCGGCTTCAGACTTGAAAGCCCGATGGCTCCCGACCTCAACGCCGATGAATATCGGCAGGCCATCGAACGCATCCACGGTTATATCCAGGCCGGTGATTGTTATCAGGTCAACTTTGCCCAGCGCTTCCGAGCGCCCTGCCAGGGGGATGCCTGGGCCGCCTATCAGGCGCTGCGGGCGGCGTGCCCGACGCCGTTTTCCGGCTTCCAGAGCCTGCCCGACGGTGGTGCGGTGCTGAGTCTGTCGCCCGAACGCTTCGTCAAAGTCAGCGACGGCCATGTGGAAACCCGCCCGATCAAGGGCACCCGGCCGCGCAGCACATCGCCCAGCGAAGACGCGGCCCACGCCGCCGAACTGCTGGCCAGCCCCAAGGACCGGGCGGAAAACCTGATGATCGTCGACCTGCTGCGCAACGACCTGGGCCGCACCTGCCGGATCGGTTCGGTGCGCGTGCCGGAGCTGTTCAGTCTGGAAAGCTACCCGAACGTGCATCACCTGGTCAGCAGCGTGACCGGCGAACTGGCCGACGGCAAGGATGCCCTGGACCTGATCGCCGGCAGCTTCCCCGGCGGCTCCATCACCGGCGCCCCGAAGATCCGCGCCATGCAGATCATCGACGAACTCGAACCCACCCGCCGCGGGCTGTATTGCGGCTCGTTGCTGTACCTGGACGTGCGCGGAGAAATGGACAGCTCCATCGCCATCCGCAGCCTGCTGGTCAAGGACGGACAGGTGTGTTGCTGGGGCGGCGGCGGGATTGTCGCGGATTCGGACTGGCAGGCGGAGTATCAGGAGTCGATTACCAAGGTCAAAGTGCTGCTTGATACCCTGCAGAGCCTCTAA
- the thrH gene encoding bifunctional phosphoserine phosphatase/homoserine phosphotransferase ThrH, which translates to MEIACLDLEGVLVPEIWIAFAEKTGIESLRATTRDIPDYDVLMKQRLRILDEHGLKLSDIQEVIASLKPLDGAIEFVDWLRERFQVVILSDTFYEFSQPLMRQLGFPTLLCHRLITDEGGRVTGYQLRQKDPKRQSVLAFKSLYYRVIAAGDSYNDTTMLGEADAGILFHAPDNVIREFPQFPAVHSFAELKQEFLKASNRNLSL; encoded by the coding sequence GTGGAAATTGCCTGTCTCGACCTGGAAGGGGTGCTGGTCCCGGAAATCTGGATCGCCTTCGCCGAAAAAACCGGGATTGAATCCCTCAGGGCAACCACTCGGGATATTCCCGATTACGACGTACTGATGAAGCAGCGGTTGCGCATCCTCGACGAGCATGGCCTCAAGCTCTCCGACATACAGGAGGTGATTGCTTCCCTCAAGCCGCTGGACGGCGCCATCGAGTTTGTCGACTGGCTGCGCGAGCGCTTCCAGGTGGTGATTCTTTCCGACACGTTCTACGAGTTTTCCCAACCCCTGATGCGCCAATTGGGTTTCCCGACCTTGCTCTGCCATCGTCTGATCACGGATGAAGGCGGGCGGGTGACGGGCTATCAACTGCGTCAGAAAGATCCCAAGAGGCAGTCGGTCCTGGCCTTCAAGAGCCTGTACTACCGGGTGATTGCGGCGGGAGATTCCTACAACGACACCACCATGCTCGGCGAAGCCGACGCCGGCATCCTGTTCCATGCGCCGGACAACGTGATCCGGGAATTTCCGCAGTTCCCGGCGGTGCACAGCTTTGCCGAATTGAAACAGGAGTTCCTCAAGGCCTCGAACCGCAACCTGAGCCTGTAA
- a CDS encoding phosphoadenylyl-sulfate reductase, giving the protein MSPSFDVVELATTYANKSPQDILKLAFAEFGDDLWISFSGAEDVVLVDMAWKLNKNVKVFSLDTGRLHPETYRFIDQVREHYKIDIELISPDHTKLEPFVKEKGLFSFYKDGHGECCGIRKIEPLRRKLSDVRAWATGQRRDQSPGTRSQVAVLEIDTAFSTPERTLYKFNPLSQMTSEEVWGYIRMLELPYNSLHERGFISIGCEPCTRPVLPNQHEREGRWWWEEATQKECGLHAGNIISKSKA; this is encoded by the coding sequence ATGAGCCCATCGTTTGACGTCGTGGAACTCGCCACGACTTATGCCAACAAGTCTCCACAAGACATCCTCAAGCTGGCCTTCGCCGAATTCGGCGATGACCTGTGGATATCTTTCAGCGGCGCCGAGGATGTGGTGCTGGTGGACATGGCCTGGAAGCTGAACAAGAACGTCAAGGTGTTCAGCCTCGACACCGGTCGCCTGCACCCGGAAACCTATCGGTTCATCGATCAGGTCCGAGAGCACTATAAGATCGACATCGAACTGATCTCACCGGACCATACGAAACTGGAGCCTTTCGTGAAGGAAAAGGGTCTGTTCAGTTTCTACAAGGACGGCCATGGCGAATGCTGCGGCATCCGCAAGATCGAGCCGCTGCGCCGCAAGCTGTCCGACGTCCGCGCCTGGGCCACCGGCCAGCGCCGCGACCAGAGCCCAGGCACTCGCAGCCAGGTGGCCGTGCTGGAAATCGACACGGCGTTCTCCACGCCGGAGCGCACCCTGTACAAATTCAACCCGCTGTCGCAAATGACCAGCGAGGAAGTCTGGGGTTACATCCGCATGCTGGAGCTGCCCTACAACAGCCTGCATGAGCGCGGCTTCATCAGCATCGGCTGCGAGCCCTGCACCCGCCCGGTACTGCCGAACCAGCATGAACGCGAAGGCCGCTGGTGGTGGGAGGAAGCGACGCAGAAGGAATGCGGCTTGCACGCCGGTAACATCATCAGCAAATCCAAGGCTTGA
- a CDS encoding NCS1 family nucleobase:cation symporter-1, with amino-acid sequence MRTSLSNNIALDLPSPTTAFDDQTIATLALSPRLHNKDLAPTKAEGRRWGRYSIFALWTNDVHNIANYSFAIGLYALGLGGWQILLSLGIGAALVYGFMNLSGYMGQKTGVPFPVISRISFGIHGAQIPALIRAVIAIAWFGIQTYLASVVFRVLLTAIHPGFADYDHNSILGLSSLGWVCFVSIWFVQLLILAYGMETVRRYEGFAGPVILVTVAALAGWMYTQADATIAWSIREPLTGGKMWRNIFAGGALWLAIYGTLVLNFCDFARSSPCRRTIIVGNFWGLPVNILVFAAITVLLCGAQFQINGQIIESPTQVIASIPNTFFLVLGCLAFLIVTVAVNIMANFVAPAFVLSNLAPKYLNFRRAGLISAAIAVLILPWNLYNSPLVIVYFLSGLGALLGPLYGVIMVDYWLLRKGRINVPQLYSEDPNGAYFYSNGVNLRAVAAFIPAALIAIVLALVPGFDSVSPFSWLIGASIAGLLYLIIAKRQAYYEDVSGESIAVDNVSH; translated from the coding sequence ATGCGTACAAGTCTCTCTAACAACATCGCGCTGGATCTACCCTCACCCACCACTGCCTTCGATGATCAAACCATCGCCACCCTGGCCTTGAGTCCGAGGCTGCACAACAAGGACCTGGCGCCGACCAAGGCCGAAGGTCGACGCTGGGGTCGCTACAGCATCTTTGCCCTGTGGACCAACGACGTACACAACATCGCCAACTACTCCTTTGCCATCGGCCTCTATGCACTGGGCCTGGGCGGCTGGCAGATCCTGCTGTCCCTGGGGATCGGCGCGGCCCTGGTGTACGGTTTCATGAACCTGTCCGGCTACATGGGCCAGAAGACCGGGGTGCCGTTCCCGGTCATCAGCCGGATCAGCTTCGGCATCCACGGCGCACAGATTCCCGCATTGATCAGGGCCGTCATCGCCATCGCCTGGTTTGGCATTCAGACCTACCTCGCGTCGGTGGTTTTCCGGGTGTTGCTGACGGCGATTCATCCAGGCTTCGCCGACTACGACCACAACTCGATCCTTGGCCTGTCGAGCCTGGGCTGGGTGTGTTTCGTGTCGATCTGGTTCGTGCAACTGCTGATCCTGGCCTACGGGATGGAAACGGTACGCCGTTACGAAGGCTTCGCCGGGCCGGTGATCCTGGTGACCGTCGCGGCCCTGGCCGGATGGATGTACACCCAGGCCGACGCAACCATTGCCTGGTCGATCCGCGAACCGCTGACCGGCGGCAAGATGTGGCGCAATATCTTCGCCGGCGGCGCGCTGTGGCTGGCGATCTACGGCACGCTGGTGCTCAACTTCTGTGACTTCGCCCGTTCTTCGCCGTGCCGTCGGACCATCATTGTCGGCAACTTCTGGGGGCTGCCGGTGAATATCCTGGTGTTTGCCGCCATTACGGTCCTGCTGTGCGGTGCGCAGTTCCAGATCAACGGACAGATCATCGAGAGCCCGACCCAGGTCATCGCCTCGATCCCCAACACCTTTTTCCTGGTGCTCGGCTGCCTGGCGTTCCTGATCGTCACTGTGGCGGTGAACATCATGGCCAACTTCGTCGCCCCGGCCTTCGTGCTCAGCAACCTGGCGCCCAAGTACTTGAACTTCCGCCGCGCCGGGTTGATCAGCGCCGCCATCGCCGTGCTGATCCTGCCGTGGAACCTCTATAACAGCCCGCTGGTGATCGTGTACTTCCTGTCTGGCCTCGGTGCCCTGCTCGGCCCGCTGTACGGCGTGATCATGGTCGATTACTGGCTGCTGCGAAAAGGCCGCATCAACGTGCCGCAGTTGTACAGCGAGGATCCGAACGGTGCGTATTTCTACAGCAACGGGGTCAACCTGCGGGCCGTGGCGGCATTCATTCCGGCGGCGTTGATCGCGATCGTCCTGGCGCTGGTGCCCGGCTTCGACAGTGTTTCACCGTTCTCCTGGCTGATCGGCGCTTCGATTGCCGGCCTGCTGTACCTGATCATCGCCAAGCGCCAGGCGTATTACGAGGACGTCAGCGGTGAATCCATCGCTGTGGATAACGTCAGCCATTGA
- a CDS encoding aspartate/glutamate racemase family protein, producing MRILVVNVNTTESITEAIARQAQAVAAPGTEIVGLTPHFGAESVEGNFESYLAAIAVMDRVMSYDQPFDAVIQAGYGEHGREGLQELLDVPVVDITDAGASTAMFLGHAYSVVTTLDRTVPLIEDRLKLSGLYDRCASVRASGLAVLELEEDPQRAVEAIVRQAELAVSQDKAEVICLGCGGMAGLDEQIRQRTGVPVVDGVTAAVTIAESLVRLGLSTSKVRTYATPRPKTIIGWPGRFGR from the coding sequence ATGCGAATTCTCGTGGTCAACGTCAACACCACCGAATCCATCACCGAGGCCATCGCCCGGCAAGCCCAGGCCGTGGCCGCACCCGGCACCGAAATCGTCGGGCTCACCCCGCATTTCGGTGCCGAATCCGTTGAAGGCAATTTCGAAAGTTACCTGGCCGCCATCGCCGTGATGGATCGGGTGATGTCCTACGACCAGCCGTTCGACGCGGTGATCCAGGCCGGCTACGGCGAGCATGGCCGTGAAGGTCTGCAGGAACTGCTCGACGTCCCGGTGGTGGACATCACCGACGCTGGCGCCAGCACCGCCATGTTCCTCGGCCATGCCTATTCGGTGGTCACCACCCTGGACCGCACCGTGCCGCTGATCGAAGACCGTCTCAAGCTGTCCGGCCTGTACGACCGCTGCGCCTCGGTACGGGCCAGTGGCCTGGCGGTGCTGGAGCTGGAGGAAGACCCGCAGCGGGCGGTCGAAGCCATCGTCCGCCAGGCCGAACTGGCAGTCAGCCAGGACAAGGCCGAAGTCATCTGCCTGGGTTGTGGCGGCATGGCCGGGCTCGATGAACAGATCCGCCAACGCACCGGGGTGCCGGTGGTCGATGGGGTGACGGCGGCGGTGACCATTGCCGAATCCCTGGTGCGGCTGGGGCTGTCGACTTCGAAAGTGCGCACCTATGCGACGCCTCGGCCCAAGACCATCATTGGCTGGCCGGGGCGGTTTGGGCGGTGA
- a CDS encoding LysR family transcriptional regulator: protein METFSSIECFVRSAEVGSFAEAARRLSVTPAAVGKSVAKLEARLGVRLFQRSTRSLTLTEAGQLFLGEVSGSLNTIQNAVANLASAGGQPAGTLKVSMGTVFGRLYVVPLLGDFLRRYPAINPDWHFDNRQVDLIGQGFDAAIGGGFELPQGVVARKLTVAHRVLVAAPSYVQQQAPVVEPEDLAQHQGILIRSPQTGRIRSWQLTSRTRQHSPLTLKARMTMSDSEAACATASQGLGIALVSMPFAVPYLQSGALQRVLPDWYVDDGNISIYYAEHKLLPGKTRAFVDFIIEQFAAQGLGERFSAV from the coding sequence ATGGAGACTTTCAGCAGTATCGAATGCTTTGTGCGTAGCGCTGAAGTCGGCAGCTTTGCCGAAGCCGCACGACGCCTGAGCGTGACCCCGGCGGCAGTGGGTAAAAGCGTCGCCAAGCTTGAGGCGCGTCTGGGGGTGCGGCTGTTCCAGCGTAGCACCCGTAGCCTGACACTGACTGAAGCGGGCCAATTGTTCCTGGGTGAAGTGAGCGGCAGTCTCAATACCATCCAGAACGCCGTCGCCAACCTCGCCAGCGCGGGTGGACAACCGGCAGGTACGCTGAAGGTGAGCATGGGCACCGTGTTCGGTCGATTGTATGTGGTGCCATTGTTGGGGGATTTCCTGCGGCGGTATCCGGCAATCAATCCGGACTGGCATTTCGATAACCGTCAGGTGGACTTGATCGGCCAAGGTTTCGATGCGGCCATTGGCGGTGGGTTTGAGCTGCCCCAAGGAGTGGTCGCGCGCAAGCTGACGGTGGCTCACCGGGTATTGGTCGCAGCGCCATCCTATGTGCAGCAACAGGCTCCGGTGGTCGAGCCGGAAGACCTGGCGCAGCACCAGGGTATCTTGATCCGTTCACCGCAGACCGGTCGCATCCGCTCATGGCAACTGACCAGCCGCACCCGGCAACACAGCCCGTTGACACTGAAAGCGCGCATGACCATGAGTGATTCGGAAGCCGCCTGCGCCACCGCAAGCCAAGGGCTGGGGATTGCCCTGGTGAGTATGCCGTTCGCCGTGCCCTATCTGCAGAGCGGTGCGTTACAACGGGTCCTGCCGGACTGGTACGTCGACGACGGCAACATCTCCATTTATTACGCCGAGCACAAGCTGCTGCCGGGCAAGACCCGGGCGTTTGTGGATTTCATCATCGAGCAGTTCGCCGCGCAGGGGTTGGGGGAGCGGTTCAGTGCGGTTTGA
- a CDS encoding 3-oxoacyl-ACP reductase family protein, which produces MSTQTLNGKVALIQGGSRGIGAAIVKRLAAEGAAVAFTYVSSTAKAEELQNSITAAGGKALAIKADSADADAIRNAVEATAEAFGGLDILVNNAGVLAMAPLDEFKLEDFDQTLAINVRSVFIATQAAARHMSEGGRVINIGSTNADRMPFAGGAPYAMSKAALVGLTKGLARDLGPRGITVNNVQPGPVDTDMNPADSDFASSLMALMAVGRYGKADEIASFVAYLAGPEAAYITGASLTIDGGFGA; this is translated from the coding sequence ATGAGCACTCAAACACTGAACGGTAAAGTCGCCTTGATCCAGGGCGGTTCCCGCGGCATCGGCGCCGCCATCGTCAAGCGCCTGGCCGCCGAAGGCGCCGCTGTCGCCTTCACCTATGTCAGCTCAACCGCAAAGGCTGAAGAACTGCAGAACAGCATCACGGCAGCGGGCGGCAAGGCCCTGGCGATCAAGGCCGACAGCGCCGACGCCGATGCCATCCGCAACGCCGTCGAAGCGACTGCCGAGGCCTTCGGCGGGCTGGACATCCTGGTCAACAACGCCGGCGTCCTGGCAATGGCACCGCTGGACGAGTTCAAGCTCGAAGACTTCGACCAGACCCTGGCCATCAACGTACGCAGCGTGTTCATCGCCACCCAGGCTGCCGCACGCCACATGAGCGAAGGCGGTCGGGTGATCAATATCGGCAGCACCAACGCCGACCGCATGCCCTTTGCCGGCGGAGCCCCTTATGCCATGAGCAAAGCCGCACTGGTGGGCCTGACCAAAGGCCTGGCCCGTGACCTTGGCCCGCGAGGCATCACGGTCAACAACGTACAGCCAGGCCCGGTCGACACCGACATGAACCCGGCCGACAGCGACTTCGCCTCCAGCCTGATGGCGCTGATGGCTGTCGGGCGCTACGGCAAGGCGGACGAAATCGCCAGCTTCGTCGCCTACCTGGCGGGTCCGGAAGCGGCCTATATCACCGGGGCCAGCCTGACCATCGACGGTGGTTTCGGCGCCTGA
- a CDS encoding HAD-IA family hydrolase: protein MNAPLKEFGPIKAVIFDMDGLLLDTEGIYTEVTSIIAERYGRTFDWSVKQNIIGRGAGDLARYVVQALELPITPEEFLVIREPLMRERFPHALAMPGAEELVRHLKASGVPIAVGTSSSRHTFALKTTLHRDWFALFDFIVTADDPEVGAAKPAPDIFLVAARRLGVDPGDCLVFEDSPFGVTAAKAAGMTAIAIPDPAMADEKYTHADGIIRSLKMFQPGLCGLPELERA from the coding sequence ATGAATGCACCGTTGAAAGAGTTTGGCCCGATCAAAGCCGTGATTTTCGACATGGATGGGCTGTTGCTGGACACCGAGGGCATCTACACCGAGGTCACGTCTATCATCGCCGAGCGTTATGGGCGTACGTTTGACTGGAGCGTCAAGCAGAACATCATCGGCCGGGGTGCGGGGGATCTGGCCCGCTATGTGGTCCAGGCCCTGGAACTACCAATCACCCCGGAGGAATTCCTGGTGATCCGCGAGCCCTTGATGCGCGAGCGTTTTCCCCATGCCCTGGCGATGCCGGGTGCCGAGGAACTGGTGCGTCACCTCAAGGCCAGCGGCGTGCCCATCGCGGTGGGCACCAGCTCATCGCGCCATACCTTCGCCTTGAAAACCACCCTGCACCGGGACTGGTTCGCGCTGTTCGACTTCATCGTCACGGCGGACGATCCGGAAGTGGGCGCGGCAAAACCGGCACCGGATATCTTCCTGGTCGCGGCCCGTCGCCTGGGCGTCGATCCTGGTGATTGCCTGGTGTTCGAGGATTCACCGTTCGGCGTCACCGCCGCGAAGGCGGCGGGCATGACGGCCATCGCCATCCCGGATCCGGCCATGGCCGACGAAAAATATACCCACGCCGACGGGATCATCCGTTCGCTGAAAATGTTCCAGCCAGGGCTCTGTGGCCTGCCGGAGCTGGAGCGAGCCTGA
- a CDS encoding glycine zipper domain-containing protein, whose product MRLTLSTLVLGLVVAQGAMAAGDGTAAIGGGLGGVLGNVVGQQMGGSTGAAIGAGVGGAAGSAVGARKGSRTEAAIGGGLGSAGGSIVGNRLGGSSGSTIGAGIGGAAGGALGSNLSNDNDGHSGKKHKHKRKHR is encoded by the coding sequence ATGCGTTTGACTTTGTCCACCCTGGTGCTTGGGCTGGTGGTTGCCCAAGGTGCGATGGCGGCTGGCGATGGTACCGCTGCAATCGGCGGTGGCCTTGGCGGTGTATTGGGTAATGTGGTCGGCCAGCAGATGGGCGGCAGCACAGGCGCTGCGATTGGTGCCGGTGTCGGCGGCGCGGCTGGCAGTGCGGTAGGAGCTCGCAAGGGCAGCCGTACGGAAGCAGCCATTGGCGGCGGCCTGGGTTCGGCCGGTGGTTCGATTGTCGGTAACCGCCTGGGTGGCTCCTCCGGTTCGACCATCGGCGCGGGCATTGGCGGCGCGGCGGGTGGTGCGTTGGGCAGCAACCTGTCCAACGACAACGACGGGCATTCCGGTAAGAAGCACAAGCATAAAAGAAAGCATCGCTGA